One region of Oryza sativa Japonica Group chromosome 10, ASM3414082v1 genomic DNA includes:
- the LOC107279219 gene encoding uncharacterized protein isoform X2, translated as MASLMVGIGNGTTSTPMFVLQLLLWSESVTMVQSISQIGRMASKWIDGFLSCRERKCDFSYLTAAAICEASTSDAIGSGSWHGNAGSPCLHIQLLLCHLQLPMGPKASSSALGAVQPEQRRFAARFAVP; from the exons ATGGCCTCGTTGATGGTGGGCATCGGCAACGGCACCACCTCCACGCCCATGTTTGTGCTTCAACTACTGCTGTG GAGCGAGAGTGTCACGATGGTGCAGAGCATATCCCAGATTGGCCGTATGGCGAGCAAATGGATAGATG GGTTTCTTTCATGTAGGGAAAGGAAATGTGATTTCAGTTACCTGACTGCTGCCGCAATCTGCGAAGCATCTACAAGCGACGCCATCGGTTCAGGCAGCTGGCACGGCAATGCCGGTTCCCCTTGCCTCCATATCCAACTCCTCTTGTGCCATTTACAGCTCCCAATG GGGCCCAAAGCCAGCTCGTCTGCTTTGGGTGCCGTCCAGCCAGAGCAACGTCGGTTTGCTGCGCGGTTTGCAGTACCGTGA
- the LOC107279219 gene encoding uncharacterized protein isoform X4, whose protein sequence is MASLMVGIGNGTTSTPMSESVTMVQSISQIGRMASKWIDGFLSCRERKCDFSYLTAAAICEASTSDAIGSGSWHGNAGSPCLHIQLLLCHLQLPMGPKASSSALGAVQPEQRRFAARFAVP, encoded by the exons ATGGCCTCGTTGATGGTGGGCATCGGCAACGGCACCACCTCCACGCCCAT GAGCGAGAGTGTCACGATGGTGCAGAGCATATCCCAGATTGGCCGTATGGCGAGCAAATGGATAGATG GGTTTCTTTCATGTAGGGAAAGGAAATGTGATTTCAGTTACCTGACTGCTGCCGCAATCTGCGAAGCATCTACAAGCGACGCCATCGGTTCAGGCAGCTGGCACGGCAATGCCGGTTCCCCTTGCCTCCATATCCAACTCCTCTTGTGCCATTTACAGCTCCCAATG GGGCCCAAAGCCAGCTCGTCTGCTTTGGGTGCCGTCCAGCCAGAGCAACGTCGGTTTGCTGCGCGGTTTGCAGTACCGTGA
- the LOC107279219 gene encoding uncharacterized protein isoform X1: protein MASLMVGIGNGTTSTPMFVLQLLLWCAYFHRRSESVTMVQSISQIGRMASKWIDGFLSCRERKCDFSYLTAAAICEASTSDAIGSGSWHGNAGSPCLHIQLLLCHLQLPMGPKASSSALGAVQPEQRRFAARFAVP from the exons ATGGCCTCGTTGATGGTGGGCATCGGCAACGGCACCACCTCCACGCCCATGTTTGTGCTTCAACTACTGCTGTGGTGTGCATATTTCCATCG AAGGAGCGAGAGTGTCACGATGGTGCAGAGCATATCCCAGATTGGCCGTATGGCGAGCAAATGGATAGATG GGTTTCTTTCATGTAGGGAAAGGAAATGTGATTTCAGTTACCTGACTGCTGCCGCAATCTGCGAAGCATCTACAAGCGACGCCATCGGTTCAGGCAGCTGGCACGGCAATGCCGGTTCCCCTTGCCTCCATATCCAACTCCTCTTGTGCCATTTACAGCTCCCAATG GGGCCCAAAGCCAGCTCGTCTGCTTTGGGTGCCGTCCAGCCAGAGCAACGTCGGTTTGCTGCGCGGTTTGCAGTACCGTGA
- the LOC107279219 gene encoding uncharacterized protein isoform X3, producing the protein MASLMVGIGNGTTSTPIRSESVTMVQSISQIGRMASKWIDGFLSCRERKCDFSYLTAAAICEASTSDAIGSGSWHGNAGSPCLHIQLLLCHLQLPMGPKASSSALGAVQPEQRRFAARFAVP; encoded by the exons ATGGCCTCGTTGATGGTGGGCATCGGCAACGGCACCACCTCCACGCCCAT AAGGAGCGAGAGTGTCACGATGGTGCAGAGCATATCCCAGATTGGCCGTATGGCGAGCAAATGGATAGATG GGTTTCTTTCATGTAGGGAAAGGAAATGTGATTTCAGTTACCTGACTGCTGCCGCAATCTGCGAAGCATCTACAAGCGACGCCATCGGTTCAGGCAGCTGGCACGGCAATGCCGGTTCCCCTTGCCTCCATATCCAACTCCTCTTGTGCCATTTACAGCTCCCAATG GGGCCCAAAGCCAGCTCGTCTGCTTTGGGTGCCGTCCAGCCAGAGCAACGTCGGTTTGCTGCGCGGTTTGCAGTACCGTGA